Genomic window (Shimia isoporae):
CGTCGTGTTTGGGGGCTGACTTCGACGGCGCCGAATAGGGCCGTGTTACATCACGCAGCGAAACTTCCAGAGCCTCAACCTGCAAACGGATGCCGCCATCCCCCGCCAGCATCAACTCGATCACACCTTCAGCGTCTTCTCCAGCTGTGTAACCAACCGAGAGGAGCGAAAGAATTGTGTCCGCGTCACCGCGGGCAACGCCTTGACTGGCAACATGCAGCACATTCTCAATCACCAAAAGTGACTGCACCCGTTCCACTGCACGTTTGCGCGTCTCTGCTGCTTTCAAGTCTTCCCAACGAAACCGGTTGAGCAAGACCGCAAAACGGCGTTCACTCGGGATCCATTGCATCTCGTTGGCCGGAAAGACCGCATCCTGCATCAGTGTAGACAGAACCTTCAGGTCTTCGGCGTCCAGCGCCCCAAGGTTCAACGGCTTGTCGCCCCCGTCTTCGAAACGTGCGTCTTCAGTCACCGGTCAGATACCCTTTCAATGTGGGCACCAACGCCCCCGAGTTTTTCCTCAATCCGCTCATAACCACGATCAAGGTGATACACACGGCTTACCACGGTCTCACCCTCTGCGGCCATACCGGCGAGGATCAGCGAGACCGATGCCCGCAAATCGGTCGCCATTACCTGCGCACCCTTGAGCTTTTCAACCCCGTGCACTGTGGCCGTACCGCCATGAACCTCAATCGACGCGCCCATGCGGATCAGTTCCGGCGCGTGCATGAAACGGTTCTCGAAAATCTTCTCTTCAAGCACCGAAGTGCCTTCGGCAATACACATCAGCGCCATGAATTGCGCCTGCAAGTCTGTCGGAAACCCCGGGAAAGGCTCAGTGGTCACATCTACGGCTTTAACCCGACCATTCTTGCGAGCCACTTTAAGACCCGCCTTGGTCTCGGCCACATCAATTCCCGCAAGATCCAGCTTCTCGGCAAAACTCTGTACCAGATCCATCCGTCCGCCGAGCAGCTCCACTTCTCCCCCACAGAATGCAGGAGCCAGCATAAAGGTACCCAGCTCGATCCGATCTGTAACGACCTGATGGGTCGCGCCATGCAGACGGTCTACGCCTTGAATGACTATTTCACTGCTGCCATCGCCCTCGATCTGCGCACCCATGGCACGCAGGCAATCCGCAAGGTCGACAATCTCCGGTTCCCGCGCGGCATTGCGAATAACGGTTGTGCCTTTGGCCAAAGTCGACGCCATCAGAATGTTCTCGGTCGCCCCGACAGACGCGAACGACAACTCCAT
Coding sequences:
- a CDS encoding DUF2948 family protein, which encodes MTEDARFEDGGDKPLNLGALDAEDLKVLSTLMQDAVFPANEMQWIPSERRFAVLLNRFRWEDLKAAETRKRAVERVQSLLVIENVLHVASQGVARGDADTILSLLSVGYTAGEDAEGVIELMLAGDGGIRLQVEALEVSLRDVTRPYSAPSKSAPKHDV
- the murA gene encoding UDP-N-acetylglucosamine 1-carboxyvinyltransferase, with translation MDSIVVRGNGPLSGQIPIAGAKNACLTLMPATILSEEPLTLTNAPRLSDIKTMTLLLQSLGAEVTSLQDGKVQAMSSHNLDNHVADYDIVRKMRASNLVLGPMLARLGHAVVSLPGGCAIGARPMDLHIYGLEKLGAEIELRDGYLHAKAPNGLKGAEMELSFASVGATENILMASTLAKGTTVIRNAAREPEIVDLADCLRAMGAQIEGDGSSEIVIQGVDRLHGATHQVVTDRIELGTFMLAPAFCGGEVELLGGRMDLVQSFAEKLDLAGIDVAETKAGLKVARKNGRVKAVDVTTEPFPGFPTDLQAQFMALMCIAEGTSVLEEKIFENRFMHAPELIRMGASIEVHGGTATVHGVEKLKGAQVMATDLRASVSLILAGMAAEGETVVSRVYHLDRGYERIEEKLGGVGAHIERVSDR